Genomic segment of Paenibacillus sp. FSL R5-0912:
CTGACGGTTATGATTGCTTACCCTTTGTCGCGCAAAGCGTTTTTTGGACGGAATGCGTTAATGATGATCATTACGTTCACGATGATCTTCAGCGGCGGGCTGATCCCCACCTATATGGTGGTCCGGCAGATGCACCTGATCGATACCCGCTGGGCGCTCCTGATTCCGAATGCTATCTGGGTGTGGCAGGTGATCATCGCCCGTTCTTTCTTCCAGGCCTCGATTCCGGAGGAGCTGCTTGAAGCCAGTGAAATTGACGGCTGCAGTGACATGCGGTTCATCCGCAGCGTAGTGCTTCCGTTATCCAAGCCGATCCTTGCGGTGCTGGTGCTGATGTACGCCGTCGGACAATGGAATTCCTATTTCGATGCATTGATCTATCTGAAGTCGGCGGATCTGTTCCCGCTTCAGCTGGTGCTGCGCAGCATTATTATCCAGAACAACAGTGCCGGAGCGATGGATGCGATGGCGATGGTGGAACGGCAGCAGATGGCGGAGCTTCTGAAATATGCGCTGATTGTTGTGGCTACGCTGCCTGTGCTGGTGATTTATCCTTTTGTACAGCGTTATTTCGTTCAAGGGATGCTGGTCGGGTCCGTTAAGGGCTGAGGCCTGGCATATACACCTGCAAAGGGGGTGAGTTCATCCGCCGGCAGCAAGAAATATCCACCCTGTTCAACTCAAAAAAAGGGAGTGATTGATTTTGAAGAAAAGCCTTATTAGTTTGTTAATGCTGGTAACGGTACTTACTGTTGTGATCAGCGGATGCTCGGGCAAAAATACAGACAGCTCTTCGGGCGCCCAGGCCACTAGTGGGAATGCAAGCGAAAATACACCGGCGGCAACGGAGCCTGTTGAAGTCAGCGTCTTTGCCGTTCAGGAATCGGGCATTGATATTCCAACCAATAAATTCACCACCTTCCTTCAGGACAAATTTGGCATCAAGTTCGACTGGCAGATCAACCCGTCTGACGGAGCCAAAGAGAAACGCCAGATCTCGCTGGCCAGCGGCGACTATCCCGATGCGTATCTGCTCACTGCCTACATTGATGAATTCTCGCAGGGCGATGTGCTGAAATACGGCCAGCAGGGCGTTCTTGTGCCGCTGAATGATCTGATTGACAAGTATGCACCCAACATTAAGGCAGCGATGGAAAAAACGCCTGCGCTGAAGACGCTGAACACGGCGCCGGACGGCAATATTTACGGGCTGGGTGCTTACACGGAATGCTTCCACTGCTCTTATCCCAATAAAATGTGGAT
This window contains:
- a CDS encoding carbohydrate ABC transporter permease, which produces MAASPAISQKIKESTGDRIFLTVVYTVLILVVIAVLYPLIFIISSSISSPAAVTSGRVWLWPVDISFKAFKVLFSTHEIVSGYANSIFYTAAGTLISVTLTVMIAYPLSRKAFFGRNALMMIITFTMIFSGGLIPTYMVVRQMHLIDTRWALLIPNAIWVWQVIIARSFFQASIPEELLEASEIDGCSDMRFIRSVVLPLSKPILAVLVLMYAVGQWNSYFDALIYLKSADLFPLQLVLRSIIIQNNSAGAMDAMAMVERQQMAELLKYALIVVATLPVLVIYPFVQRYFVQGMLVGSVKG